The genomic stretch TAAAGCCTCCGTAAGGGGAGACGATTCCTAAACCACATGCCGCTGATGCCGTGGTTTTCAAGGATTTTTCCTTTGTGGCCTTCGCTTCCTAGCAGCGCACTTCCTTTGCCAAGTTTTGGAAGCATTTGAGGTACAGCTGCATCATGTTACTCCCGATGGTATTGTTACTTTGAGTAAGTTTTGTTGGGCCTGCTTGTCTTGTGGCATGGAGAGCAATGTTGGTACTTTCTGCGAGTATTACGAGCTCTAGCATGAGCCTAAATGGGTTGGCAAAGGCCAGATGGTGGCGTAGTATGGAAGCTGCCTTTTATGCCGTGGAGGAACCAGAAAGGCGGGAAGTTGGAGATCTCCTTCGCTCAGAAGAACAAGTGGCCGAAGGATTGAATGTAGTACTGGTTCTATGTGAGGACTAGCGGCATGACATCTACCGGCTCTGACGGGAAGAACACTCGCTATCCATTGGCTTCTGTGATGACTCCGATGAAGCCTCCTACTCAAGGGACCCCTGAGTCCGAGGACTGGTGAGGATCGCAAAGCCTATGATAGGGCTTTTGCCTTGGCCTATCGGTATTCCAGAGGCCgagatctggtggaggagatagTGGCTGGCTAACTGCTGGCCCCTTGGTAGGAATAAGCCTACCatgtgtaacacccctagtgttacgagcttgccTAGCACCGAAATTTAGGTCCAAGAggaattagccaaacaagttttcagggttttaaaaatatataacgcacgtgaaatgataaacaattctatgtgactcacttttgtggttgagaaagaaaatcaaaataaatagtgtcaactagtgctcttgggagctcaaaaatcaaatttgacgttaagataagctcttttcgttaagtcggcaaataCTTGAACTATTGTGTAAAGTACCATTTCTAgcgaattaaattgagcaaaatagttaaatggtgcttaaatattttgctcctatgggttagtataaggtatgaactattgcatgaaatacttgttggtagcagttaatagggttgaggccttttaaaaattgtaacaaaagCGTTAATGGCTGTTAGTTTGAATtgaaccttaacttttctaagtatgggaaaagttgtaagacaatgctatcttgacatttaaattctagctaaaatgtttaaacactagctgcatgctttgctattgttgattgcatcaaagtgaataATTGACCTTGGCATAGATGGTTGTTATGTTGGGTGTCACGTGGCTCTCGTAAAAATTCCCCAAACTTCATTAGAACGCGCTGTAAGCCACGAtgttggcgctctgttcgtgaactgGCATTCAGCACGACGAGCTCAGGTTGGCATCCTTCTATccccctctctaggttgctctCTGGCCATGGCGATGGCTTTGCTAGGTCACCGGTAATGTTGACTGTAGGATAGGGGAATTAGCTAGGCCTCACTTATGATCATTAGTAGTTTTTGTTccactttaaaattcatgcatgtcATGTGCCTGGCCCGTGCGCATGGTCACCTTGTGCGTCCACTCGGCGTCGAGCGGCTAGCCACGTTCCACGCGCCGTGGAACTGAGCCCGATCGGTCTATCTAGTCGTGGGTTGGCCGTGGCCGACCCCAGCTGGTCGCTATCATCACCATGCAGCTGCTAGTCGGTGCGCTGCTACCCCACCACGCTGCCAGCCAAGCCGATGTTGTGGTGGCTTTCGTCTAGCCGATGTGACAATCGTTTCGCCGCTTGAATCACCTACTCGCTGAGCCACTGCCTGCCTCCGTGGTAACGTCGCACTAATGCCGTGTTGCGGTGTCACTTCCCTCGCTCGCGTCGTTTTGTTGCACTGGCCCTACGAGATGGCCCCACACGTGATCGCTACTTCACTGCCGCCGCTCGCATCTCACCATGGCCGAGCAGTTCCATCATGGTGCTCCACGTTGCTCTCTCTCTAAGTCTTTCCCGTGTAGACGCCTTGCTTGATTACAGCAGCATCGACCAAAGTAGGCACAGCCACGAAGAGCTGTCGCTCCCGCCTGCCCTTGTCACCGACAGAATTGCCCCGCTTCGCATGACAAATACGTGCGGTTTGGGGCACCACACCTCAATTCGGTGTTCTAGTAGTTAcactacaagattttcggtctactgcaacaccaaaaaagtgtagcaaaagacccaaaaatggtagccatagtaattttgctaccaattttttttggttaaatgtcgttgcacttgtaagggtagcaatagcataatgcaatgggttacattttagttgcgacacacagcccctctattgcaacacttttgacgcttttgcaacacctggtgagtgttgtaacaaaagcaattgcaaccactatgggtgtggtaatagtatcaattgcaacgaactaggcgttgctagcgatacgtattgcgacacgctggtcgtgtagcaacacaatgcaagcgcaacgcaacacaggtgttgcaatcgtggttgttgctacgcagagaaagcattgcaatagaggttctctattgccacgtcgcctaaatggttgctataggtggcttAGGTTATTGCAACATCTCTTCAGGTTGGTTGCTACAGAGAGGTCATATATTGCCACGTTTCTGAATGGTTGCTATAGATGGCATAGGCTATTGCCACGTTACttaggttggttgctacagacaggtcatctattgccacgttactaactatctggttgctataggtagattcctctattgccacggtcatctttttgtagttgcaagagatagtttctctattgccacgattatcgtacctattgccacgactaaatgtgattgttatatgtgccatcatatattgcaacgccaGATTAATATATTAATAATTCATGTTGCGACACTTTGTTTGGTAGCTTAAATTAATAATCGTAAAACGACAAATACATAATGAAGGAAGCATCGACATCCATTAAAACGAAATATAATTTGTTCATACAAAATCTTTAACAAAACACACCGAGTGTCAAACTAAATGAGAACACAAGTAGATAGCTTAACACATAATAATGTGTTAAGCACAGACAACTGTTTGAACTCATTCGAATCAAAAGACTAATGTCTACTGTAGCAGCGAAGGTTCCCTTGATATGTATGTTGGCCAACGTCCCACCATTCGCATGCTccttctcaaactcaagattcctcctGAAAAAATCATTGACATGCATTAGTTAAACTGAGACTAGTGGTGGCAAAGCTAATTGAACACTGAAGCAAAACACGAGCTGCAGTACTAGAGTTCTGTGAGCTGCAGTACTATCAACCATGAACTTTGAAGCGTAAAGCAAATATAAACATACATGCAGCTGCCTCCCAagacattttatgagcacaaacacATCCATATATATTTCTAATCAGCAAGAGGAAACTAAGCCTGGACCATATTTAGGAGCAGAACAAAAGAATAGCTATGTACTTCTCCAAAAGGACTATATGTTCCTTTTTAATGCAAAGAGAGATAAAAGGTTTCACATAGTACCTGTGTATTCTTTTTGGACAATGCAGATCTTTTCCTAACCGCAGTTTCCTTCAGTTGCTTTGCTGTAGTATAAACAGCACCCGAATTCGCTGCCAAATTACTTCTAGTCATGCGCCCTCTAGTGAGACGTTCTTCAGCTGCGGAAGAAGGGGGTTGTTGTTCTGGCTGGCTGGTTTCTTAGGTAACCTGAAAATAAATGGTTGGTGGTAAAAATTACACCCCTTGACAagaatatgacatgcatgttacaaTTAAACATTCTTCAATTATCATCAAACTACCTGCTGACTATGCATCATGTGTTCTCCCATTGTAGTTGTTACATTTTGTGTCCCCTCAAttgttgcagcagcagcaacattttCAGTTGGCTCCACAATTGTGCTAGCCTGCATTTTGAATTGGGTTCAAGATCATGATTTTCAGTTCAATAAACTATGAGAACATAGATGTTGTTAATATTACCTTTTGTACTGAAGCTTGCTGTTGGGCTGCTTGCAACATTAACATAGCTTGCCTAAGTGCTTCTCTATCAGCCTCCCTTTCCTTGTTCATCTGTTCAAGCTGACGCCTATGTTCTTGCCTCTCGGCTTCCCTTTCAACTTCTTGAGCTTCTAGTCTATCTTGCAGCCGTCCAAACGATTCAATGAGGGCTTCCTCCTGTTGCAGTTTGCGCTGGTAGTCCTCCGATAGTAGCTCCTTTCTAGTTGGGTACCTTGCAAGGTAACCATTAGCATGCATCTTGTTTGATTTGATTTTTCTCGTTTCCTTGTAGGTTGATTGGAAAATCTGGTTCTGCTCCAAGTCTGAGACGACATTTGCGTCAGGCCTTGACTCCAGCTCCATAATCTTCCTGGTTGCATTGTCCTAACAAAGCAAAGACATTTAGTTAATTAAAACTTTAATTCTAAGTGAGGACAGTTGCATCACTTAATAAGGGTTGTAAAAACTGTTTAATACTCACATAGACTTCCCTAGATTCCTCGCTTGTCCATTGTCCATTTTGTTGGTGGGTCATCATAAAAAGCTCCATATCATTTGGCTCTTCACCAGTTAGTTGGTCCCTCTAATTAGGCAAGAATGTAAAAAAATTAGCCATATTTCATAATCTAGTGAAATGTAGAAGCTTTTATAAACTGTAAAGATCAGGAAGATATCCACCACGAATTTAAAACAGAAGATAACAGAAATATTTATTGCTATTGAAAAAGAACAGGAATCCAAGTTCTTCTTTTTGTTGGCACACATTAGTTTTAGTACTTTTCAGCTTTCTGTATACAAGGatgcaaaatatatttttttgtagTGGGCAGTGGGCTAAATATCTCTATCAAATACAAAGACTATATAGGTTATAACAATATCATGTCATTGTCATTCGGGGGCACAAGCACAAACCATAAAAAAATGCCTGAAGGAAAACCTTGTGACAGAATTTTTTACCTTCTCATAGCTCAATTGAGAAAAACCCTTTGATCCTGTAACATGGTGTATCTGTCGATTGTGCCGATTCTGAGAATTCTTATTGCTAATCCTCTGCACAGAACCAGCAATGATTTGATTTTTATAAAATCAGCAGTGTGCAAAACATAAACCTTGACGTCAGAAGTGGAATTGGCAAGTTTTTTTAAAAATTGGGAACAAACCTGGAATTCTTCGGTGCCAAAATACGACACCAGATAGTGCCACTCAACAATGTCTAATTCTTCTGGCCTATGTCTCATTCTCTCTTCATAGGTGGTGTACGCCTTGTAGGTAGCACTAAATGTAGATCGCCATCCTTTGTAACGGTCATTAGCCACCGTCCATATCTTGATTCTGTTCGCCTCGTTATCCTCAAGGTCCCACTTAGCCTGCTCAAGGTAAAGCCTAAATAAATTACTTCTTAAACAATAATTTGGTATTGAAATTTTGACATCCACATGGATAACAGAAGCTTACCAGCACATCGTTTGCTATTGCAATTTTGACATCCACATGGATATCTCTCCATGTTCTTACTCCGATGAGAGGTGCTCTTTTCCTCGTGAACAGTGTTATTTCATCAACAAATATTCGTTTGTTTGAACCTACAGGTCCTCCAAGCCTAGAGAACTGGATGCTAAGCTTCTGAGACGCCTCCCTAGTTCTCTTGTTTGTTGCTGTCCATCCTTTCAAGTTACCTCTTGGCTTCCTCTTTTTGGAGTCTTGTCCATGAAAAACAATTATATACAAAGCAAAACACTTAAAAAACTATTGACATAGTTTAAAATTAACTGAACCTCAcaataaattgaaaatattcattaCTTACTAGTTCCCTCTCCCTGTGGAATGAAACGCCGAGCATGAGATGGTCTATTTACTGGCGGTGTGGGGTTGCTATCTTCACTTGAAAGTACTACATCTGTATGATGATTACTGTCCACATATGCCACTGCAGAAAATATTGGTCActtgtgtaagatatgatatgttTGTGAAGGAATATTAACAATAGACATGTAGGGACAGATGTTATATTACTAATATCATTCAGTTGTCCTTGCACCCTTAACCATTCTTTGTAAGTTTTGGTGGTGTCATCCCTGTCGATATCTTTCAAATCTGGGTCAGCCAAGCTAATATTAGTACAAAGGCTTCTCCAATATAAAATAATACAACAATTTTGAAATATATAGGAGTCCAACATAACACTTACCCATGAATCGGTTTTCCTTATGCATGACGTGCAACCATTCCTTGTAAGCATCAATTGactcctcatcttcatctatatTCTCTTCCCTAATGGGTCTCCTTCCAagtactttcaagggtgttatgtTCACATTCTGGTCTATTTTTTGTTCCTTGGACAGCAATAGTCTGACCTGTCTTTCCTCCTCATTACATGCTATCATAGCATCTGCATTGACTTCTTCTTCGATTTCGTGTAATGTTGCTGCATTACCACATCTCCTCTTGTAGTACAAATAGTCCCTTACCCTATACCCCAATTGTAATTTCATTGCAAGCAAGTTACTCAGGGTGAGATCAGCCCTAGTGATTCTAATAGTAGAAGACTCTTGCCCCCCCGGCAATCCCTCGCAAGTGAAATAGAGAGTCCATGTTTGATCCGAGCTGCCAAATATTACAATAGTATCAAACTTAAGCACTAGTGATGATACAACAATATACTTAAAAGGAAACCAGTGTACATATAGTATGTGTACAGACAGAGAAAGTAATTAAAACTTAGTGCCACTTATTTGAACTATATGTGCACCCCCATGACTGAAATTAAAGTAAACCAAAaaaatatttatactaggaaacACTAAATATTGCACACTTGTTCTTCTTAGCTTAATTGATAGGAAATGCCTACAGTCCCATTCTAAATTAGAAATATGTATACTATGTGTATGGACAGAGACCAAACTCATTAATCCCTACATATCATTAATCCCAGGCATTCGATCTACATTATCCCCATGGCGCACTGCTTCCTGCATGTCCCTGCAGCGTCGATGCTCTTAGGCTACATTTTTCCCAGAACATTTTCAAGATTATATATCTAAAACTCTAAACCCGAGATGTTGAATCCAAAAATATGTGTTACCTATCATTGGTCTCATTGATTGGCAGGGAGCTCTCTTGTTGATCACCAAGTGCTGCTGTCGACCTGGATGAACGTGTTGCCCCAAAAAGGGACATGGTGGCGTTGGGTCTGTATGAACTTGCCGGCGCCGCTGCCGGAGTTGTTGGCATCCCGGACGAATGTGTTGCCCCAAAAAGGGACATGGTGGCGTTGGGTCTGGATGAACTTGtcggcgtcgccgccgccgccgccgccgctggagtTGTTGGCATCCCCGCTCCTGCAGGTGTGCGCATCGACGTCGAGGACGGAGGTGTTCCACTCGTTGGAGTTGTCGTCATGTTCGACTTCTCTTTGGTGGAATCCAAAAACCCTAACCGTGTGGAGGCGGCGACGTGGTAGATGAGGAAGTCGCGAAATAAAAGGGGGCGGCGTGGGGGGAGGAAACGGGAAGTCGCGAAATAAAAGGCGGCGACGTGGTAGATGAGGAAGTCGCGAAATAAAAGGGCGCGAGAGTTTTTCGTCACGGACCGTCCGCCAAGAGTAGACACCCAAACTTCTATGAAACACTGCTGGACTCAATCAAATTTTGCTTTTGCATCTGGATACATATTTCGATGAAGCCAACATTGCTTTCTTGGATATataccgtgagatggatatatatataaaattttggctaagtccctaaatttaccatgagatggacatgctgaaatttttaccatgacttggacattgtcaaatttgatttttaccgtgggacagacatatgcaaaaatggctaagtctgaatttttgctatgacttagagactagaattttaccatgacttgggcattgacaaatttaaaattttaccatgacttggatattgagaaatgtggCTAACTCTAGAGTTTTACACTGACTTGATATGTGTTTGGGCTTGACCAACTCCTATGAGGTCTCTTAAAAGTAAATAAACTAGTGGGATAAGATGGATAAGTACTCTAAAAGTTGGCCCTagtaaaaaaaactagtagtattaGAGGAGAAAGTACTCTGTACTCTACATGTAACTCTTAGATGACTAGGAAAAACTACACATGATGGGTTATGGTGGCCTGGTGGGACATGTCTGAGTGGGTGCGAGTTGGTTGTTGCTATCTTTTCATAGGTTTGGGCTTGACCAACCCCTATGAGGTCTCTTAAAAGTAAATAAACTAGTGGGATAAGTTGGATAAGTACTCTGAAAGTTGGCCCTagtaaaaaaaactagtagtattaGAGGAGAAAGTACTCTGTACTCTACATGTAACTCTTAGATGACTAGGAAAAACTACACATGATGGGTTATGGTGGCCTGGTGGGACATGTCTGAGTGGGTGCGAGTTGGTTGTTGCTATCTTTTCATAGGTTTGGGCTTGACCAACTCCTATGAGGTCTCTTAAAAGTAAATAAACTAGTGGGATAAGATGGATAAGTACTCTGAAAGTTGGCCCTagtaaaaaaaactagtagtattaGAGGAGAAAGTACTCTGTACTCTACATGTAACTCTTAGATGACTAGGAAAAACTACACATGATGGGTTATAGTGGAGGGGCATGTCTGAGTTcggccaaaataaactttgtagatcttgataagtcatggtaaaattttaaatttgtcaatgcccaagtcatggtaaaattctagtctctaagtcatagcaaaaattcagacttagccatttttgcatatgtctgtcccacggtaaaaatcaaatttgacaatgtccaagtcatggtaaaaatttcagcatgtccatctcatggtaaatttagggacttagccaaaattttatatatccatcttaTGCCGATCGAGCTGCATGCATGCTTCTCCGATCTCATGAATCGTGATGCGTGTGgtggacttagccaaaattttctGATGCGCTGCCTACCAACCCACCGGATGGTCCGCCAAATGATCTGGACGGTCCGCCACTTGTAGCGGACGGTCCTCTGAACTCCACGGACGGTCCGCAGTACATAGGAGAATACTTCAGGTATACGTGCGGCTCGGACGCAGGGCATGGCCGCTTGCCCACAGCCCACCCCGTCCGTCCCTGCCTGACTCGCTTCTTCAGGGGATCCTCAGGGGGCGCTGCGCACGAGGGTGATTCAGGGGGCGCTGCGAACGAGGGTGGAGTCGCGATCCTcagggggcgctgcacacgggggTGAGGGCGACCGCCGCCACTGCTCGGCATCTGGACTCCTCCGACCTCCGCTCCACTGCCCTTCGGACCTCCATAGAGGTGCAACCCGTGGATCACAGAATCAGTTTTGAAGGTATGAGAATCAAAAGCTCCCAGCCTCCGATGTCTAATTTGTATTACCATATAGCTCGCTAATTGTGCTGTAATGTGATTAATTTAGGTAGAGTATAGCTGATTTCTGCCCTAATTTCCACGTCGATCGATCAATCAGACAAGCCGTCCTCGCGGCGAAAGGTACGAGATCACTATGGGCTGCACATATATAGTTCAATTATGTATGTAAATACGCTGGCTAAATTGGTGATCATCGTTCATCTTCATCACGCAGATGTCAGGCGATGATAGGAGTTGGATGCGCTTGCCTCGTTCTTCAACCGAGTGGCAGAACAAATTCATGCAGTTTTTGGACAGGACATATAGTGGCACTTCGAGGGGTGGAACTGCAGCATGTCCGTGCCGTAAATGTCTATGCATGTCACACAGAACACGGGCTGTGCTTCAGATTCATGTCCTTTCAACAGGGTTTGCTGAAAGTTTTATAATGGAAGGGGAAGGTTCAGCTGATGTGGTTTTTCACAATGAAGATGCAGGACCTAGTGATGTACAAGTACACAATGACGACCCAGCAGCAGCAGATGTACAAGTACAGAACGATGATGAAGGTGCACCACATGATTCTGGAGTAGACAATGAAGAAGGCGGCGCACCGAGTGAAGATGATGAGGCCAGTAATTTGATTAAATCCCTAATCAGAGGTGAAATACGAGGAGAGATCGGTGATGAAGACGAGCCGAACGAGCAAGCCAAGGTCTTCTTCAAGTTACTACAGGAGGCAAAAAAGGAATTATATCCAGGTTGCGAAGATGGTACAAAGATATCTTTTATTGTGGAACTTTTCCAGGTTAAGTGCATGTATGGGATAAGTAACAAAGCATTGGAGGGGGTACTCTTTCTGATCTCAAAGTTTCTCCCTAAAGGTCATTGTGTCCCAAACACAATGGAGAAAGTGCAAAGGGTGGTTCGCGATCTAGGCTTGGACTATATCAAGATAGATGCATGTGAGAATCATTGTGTGTTATTTTggaaggaatatgagaagctggATATATGCCCCAAATGTAAAGCATCTAGGTGGAAAACAGATGACCGTGGTG from Miscanthus floridulus cultivar M001 unplaced genomic scaffold, ASM1932011v1 os_2558_1_2, whole genome shotgun sequence encodes the following:
- the LOC136535137 gene encoding uncharacterized protein isoform X1, with translation MSLFGATRSSRSTAALGDQQESSLPINETNDSSDQTWTLYFTCEGLPGGQESSTIRITRADLTLSNLLAMKLQLGYRVRDYLYYKRRCGNAATLHEIEEEVNADAMIACNEEERQVRLLLSKEQKIDQNVNITPLKVLGRRPIREENIDEDEESIDAYKEWLHVMHKENRFMDLKDIDRDDTTKTYKEWLRVQGQLNDIMAYVDSNHHTDVVLSSEDSNPTPPVNRPSHARRFIPQGEGTNSKKRKPRGNLKGWTATNKRTREASQKLSIQFSRLGGPVGSNKRIFVDEITLFTRKRAPLIGVRTWRDIHVDVKIAIANDVLAKWDLEDNEANRIKIWTVANDRYKGWRSTFSATYKAYTTYEERMRHRPEELDIVEWHYLVSYFGTEEFQRISNKNSQNRHNRQIHHVTGSKGFSQLSYEKRDQLTGEEPNDMELFMMTHQQNGQWTSEESREVYDNATRKIMELESRPDANVVSDLEQNQIFQSTYKETRKIKSNKMHANGYLARYPTRKELLSEDYQRKLQQEEALIESFGRLQDRLEAQEVEREAERQEHRRQLEQMNKEREADREALRQAMLMLQAAQQQASVQKASTIVEPTENVAAAATIEGTQNVTTTMGEHMMHSQQVT
- the LOC136535137 gene encoding uncharacterized protein isoform X2; the encoded protein is MSLFGATRSSRSTAALGDQQESSLPINETNDSSDQTWTLYFTCEGLPGGQESSTIRITRADLTLSNLLAMKLQLGYRVRDYLYYKRRCGNAATLHEIEEEVNADAMIACNEEERQVRLLLSKEQKIDQNVNITPLKVLGRRPIREENIDEDEESIDAYKEWLHVMHKENRFMDLKDIDRDDTTKTYKEWLRVQGQLNDIMAYVDSNHHTDVVLSSEDSNPTPPVNRPSHARRFIPQGEGTNSKKRKPRGNLKGWTATNKRTREASQKLSIQFSRLGGPVGSNKRIFVDEITLFTRKRAPLIGVRTWRDIHVDVKIAIANDVLAKWDLEDNEANRIKIWTVANDRYKGWRSTFSATYKAYTTYEERMRHRPEELDIVEWHYLVSYFGTEEFQRDQLTGEEPNDMELFMMTHQQNGQWTSEESREVYDNATRKIMELESRPDANVVSDLEQNQIFQSTYKETRKIKSNKMHANGYLARYPTRKELLSEDYQRKLQQEEALIESFGRLQDRLEAQEVEREAERQEHRRQLEQMNKEREADREALRQAMLMLQAAQQQASVQKASTIVEPTENVAAAATIEGTQNVTTTMGEHMMHSQQVT